In the genome of Mycobacterium kansasii ATCC 12478, one region contains:
- a CDS encoding SDR family NAD(P)-dependent oxidoreductase — translation MPDVAKYGPWAVIAGGSEGVGAEFAKQLAGHGLNLMLIARRPGPLADTADSCRQLGVQVHTIAVDLLDPESVWRISAEAADLEVGLLIYNAGANTCRQKFLDADLTDVGRVIDLNVTRMLELVHHFGRSMRARRRGGILLVGSTAATYGSMRQAVYTGSKAFSRLFAESLWLELRDHGVDVLELVLGVTRTPAMERAGLNFDVPGIPVTEPADVARAGLENLANGPVFIAGDNAAAVQRGSGPDRAAIVLGGHRLMQKLIGAPPRDVSGDRR, via the coding sequence ATGCCCGACGTCGCGAAATACGGCCCGTGGGCGGTGATCGCCGGTGGTTCGGAGGGCGTAGGAGCCGAGTTCGCCAAGCAGTTGGCCGGCCACGGACTGAACCTGATGCTGATCGCGCGCAGGCCGGGACCGCTGGCCGACACCGCGGACAGTTGCCGGCAGCTGGGCGTGCAAGTGCATACGATCGCCGTGGATCTCCTTGACCCCGAATCGGTTTGGCGAATCAGTGCGGAAGCGGCCGACCTGGAGGTTGGCCTGCTGATCTACAACGCCGGCGCCAACACGTGCCGCCAGAAGTTCCTTGACGCCGACCTGACCGACGTCGGTCGGGTCATCGACCTCAATGTGACCCGGATGCTGGAACTGGTGCACCACTTCGGGCGGTCGATGCGAGCCCGCCGCCGCGGCGGCATCCTGCTGGTCGGTTCGACCGCGGCGACCTACGGTTCGATGCGTCAGGCGGTGTACACCGGCAGCAAAGCGTTCAGCCGGCTGTTCGCCGAGAGCCTGTGGCTGGAGCTGCGCGACCACGGCGTTGACGTCCTGGAACTGGTGCTGGGGGTCACGCGCACGCCGGCCATGGAGCGAGCCGGATTGAACTTCGACGTGCCCGGGATCCCGGTTACCGAACCCGCCGACGTGGCGCGCGCGGGGCTGGAGAACCTGGCAAACGGTCCGGTGTTCATCGCCGGTGACAATGCCGCGGCGGTGCAGCGCGGCAGTGGACCCGATCGTGCCGCGATAGTCCTCGGCGGGCACCGGCTGATGCAGAAACTCATCGGTGCCCCGCCGCGCGATGTGTCAGGAGACCGACGCTGA
- a CDS encoding crotonase/enoyl-CoA hydratase family protein produces MSTVLDIATNGPVRTWTINLPDVGNAITGKDFIAAFEAAVDGANADTGVCAVILTGTGKIFSAGGNVKEMANRDGMFGLDALDQRHAYIDGIQRIPRALTRLEVPLIGAVNGPAIGAGCDLAMMCDIRVASERAWFAESFVQLGLIPGDGGTWFLQRIIGYERAAEMTFTGDRVDATTALQWGMVSRVVPHEELLTEAHALAERISKNPSHALRMAKRLLQESRTGSLESTLGLAAAMQPLAHRDPEHQHRIAKWKTS; encoded by the coding sequence ATGAGCACCGTCTTGGACATTGCCACCAACGGACCCGTCCGGACCTGGACGATCAATCTGCCCGATGTCGGCAACGCGATCACCGGCAAGGATTTCATCGCCGCGTTCGAGGCCGCCGTCGACGGCGCCAACGCCGACACCGGTGTCTGCGCGGTCATTCTCACCGGGACGGGCAAGATCTTCTCCGCGGGCGGCAACGTCAAAGAGATGGCCAACCGCGACGGGATGTTCGGGCTGGACGCACTCGACCAGCGGCACGCCTATATCGACGGCATCCAGCGGATCCCGCGGGCTCTAACGCGCCTCGAGGTTCCGTTGATCGGTGCCGTCAACGGGCCGGCCATCGGCGCCGGTTGTGACCTGGCGATGATGTGCGACATCCGGGTCGCGTCCGAGCGCGCCTGGTTCGCGGAGAGCTTCGTCCAGCTCGGCCTGATTCCCGGCGACGGCGGCACCTGGTTTCTGCAGCGGATCATCGGCTACGAACGCGCCGCGGAGATGACGTTCACCGGCGACCGCGTCGACGCCACAACCGCCCTGCAGTGGGGCATGGTCAGCCGCGTGGTGCCCCACGAGGAACTGCTCACCGAGGCACACGCGCTGGCCGAACGCATCAGCAAGAATCCGTCCCACGCGCTGCGGATGGCCAAGCGGCTGCTGCAGGAGTCGCGGACCGGCTCACTGGAGTCGACGCTGGGACTGGCCGCGGCGATGCAGCCGCTGGCGCATCGCGATCCCGAGCACCAGCACCGCATTGCCAAGTGGAAGACGAGCTGA
- a CDS encoding acyl-CoA dehydrogenase family protein: MPPPRLVPPAVVDASATSATDALRAEVRAFLAEQLAAGSFTPSVDAWLTRWDENFTAALAARGWLGMTVPVEYGGHGRSFVERFVVTEELLAAGAPVAAHWVADRQIVPSLLKYGTEAQKSHFLPRIVRGECFFGIGMSEPDSGSDLASVRTRAERVEGGWSLSGTKVWTSGAHLAHAFIVLARTAPVDPTDRHAGLSQFIVDLRGTGGLDIRPIVSMNGDHHFNEVILDAAFVSDDMVFGEIGHGWQQVTSELSFERSGPERFLSTFVLLASAAENMAAQRLSYDVDLGRLVARVAGLHQMSAAVAGALQRHDRADIPAAVVKVLGTTTEGDIADFADRHAGGDSHHAELVSRAVDQRPGFTLRGGTNEVLRGVIARGLGLR; the protein is encoded by the coding sequence ATGCCACCGCCGAGGCTGGTGCCGCCCGCCGTCGTCGACGCATCGGCGACATCGGCGACGGATGCCTTGCGCGCCGAGGTCCGCGCGTTTCTCGCCGAGCAACTGGCCGCCGGTTCGTTCACCCCGTCCGTCGATGCCTGGCTGACGCGCTGGGACGAGAACTTCACCGCGGCGCTGGCGGCGCGCGGCTGGCTGGGCATGACGGTGCCCGTCGAATACGGCGGGCACGGACGCTCGTTTGTGGAGCGGTTCGTTGTCACCGAAGAACTCCTGGCGGCCGGTGCTCCCGTCGCTGCGCATTGGGTCGCCGACCGCCAGATCGTGCCGTCGCTGCTCAAATACGGCACCGAGGCTCAGAAGTCGCATTTCCTGCCCCGGATCGTGCGCGGCGAGTGCTTTTTCGGCATCGGCATGAGTGAACCGGACTCCGGCTCCGATTTGGCCAGTGTGCGCACCCGGGCCGAGCGCGTCGAGGGTGGCTGGTCGCTGTCGGGCACCAAGGTCTGGACGTCGGGCGCCCACCTCGCGCACGCGTTCATCGTGCTCGCCCGCACCGCGCCGGTCGATCCGACCGATCGGCATGCCGGACTCAGCCAGTTCATCGTCGACCTGCGCGGGACCGGCGGCCTCGATATCCGGCCGATCGTCTCGATGAACGGCGACCACCACTTCAACGAGGTCATCCTCGACGCGGCTTTTGTGTCCGACGACATGGTGTTCGGCGAAATCGGCCACGGTTGGCAGCAGGTGACCTCGGAGCTGAGCTTCGAGCGCAGCGGGCCCGAACGCTTTCTGTCGACCTTCGTGCTGCTGGCATCGGCCGCCGAAAACATGGCTGCGCAACGACTTTCGTACGACGTCGACCTGGGCCGGCTGGTGGCGCGGGTGGCCGGTCTGCATCAGATGTCGGCCGCGGTGGCCGGGGCGCTGCAGCGCCATGACCGGGCCGACATCCCCGCGGCGGTGGTCAAGGTGCTCGGCACCACCACCGAAGGTGATATCGCCGACTTCGCCGATCGGCACGCCGGTGGCGATTCGCACCACGCCGAGCTGGTGTCGCGGGCGGTCGACCAGCGTCCGGGTTTCACGCTGCGGGGCGGAACCAACGAGGTGTTGCGGGGTGTCATCGCGCGGGGGCTGGGACTGCGATGA
- a CDS encoding acyl-CoA dehydrogenase, whose product MTTVDPTGPVDPDLVEMMDAVFAGYRDTHSVGAALDAQLWTRLDDLGLVRLTGSEESGGSGAGWYEAAELLSAAVRHAVRIPLAEHDLLACWLLQANRMPVDGAVRTVCLLDDRGRSDDVPWAGAAERIVIVWQTGDGYRVADVAAESLVVTPGANLIGEPRDTVSADPVALAGTPVGGHLVTALTLKSALVRAIQVCAALDRIVQLSIEHATTRCQFGRPLSKFQAIQHLIADIAAEAALARAATEAALTAAVRSDWSAQNLDFLVAVARSCAGQACSVVVRNAHQVHGAIGTTREHRLHEFTRAALAWRSEFGSVHYWDEQVTRAALRAGSAGLWSLITG is encoded by the coding sequence ATGACGACCGTCGATCCAACCGGCCCGGTCGACCCCGATCTGGTCGAGATGATGGACGCCGTCTTCGCCGGATACCGCGACACACATTCCGTGGGCGCGGCGCTTGACGCCCAACTGTGGACACGCCTCGACGATCTCGGCTTGGTGCGGCTGACCGGCTCCGAAGAGTCCGGCGGCAGCGGGGCCGGCTGGTATGAAGCAGCGGAGCTGCTTTCCGCCGCGGTTCGTCACGCCGTGCGAATTCCGTTGGCAGAACACGATTTATTGGCATGCTGGCTGTTACAGGCCAACCGGATGCCCGTCGACGGCGCGGTGCGGACGGTGTGCCTGCTCGATGACCGGGGCAGGTCCGACGACGTGCCCTGGGCCGGCGCCGCCGAGCGGATCGTGATCGTCTGGCAAACCGGCGACGGATACCGGGTGGCCGACGTGGCGGCGGAATCGCTGGTTGTCACCCCTGGCGCCAACCTGATCGGCGAACCGCGGGACACGGTATCCGCCGACCCCGTGGCGCTCGCCGGTACGCCGGTCGGCGGGCATCTGGTGACGGCGCTGACGCTAAAGTCCGCACTCGTGCGGGCGATCCAGGTGTGTGCGGCGCTGGACCGGATTGTGCAGCTGTCCATCGAGCATGCGACAACACGGTGCCAGTTCGGCCGGCCGCTGTCGAAATTCCAGGCGATACAACATCTGATCGCCGACATCGCCGCCGAGGCCGCCCTCGCCCGTGCCGCGACGGAGGCCGCGCTCACCGCGGCCGTGCGCAGCGACTGGTCCGCGCAGAACCTCGATTTCCTTGTCGCCGTGGCACGTTCGTGTGCGGGCCAGGCCTGTTCGGTTGTGGTGCGCAACGCCCATCAGGTCCATGGCGCCATCGGCACCACTCGGGAACACCGCCTGCACGAGTTCACCCGTGCAGCACTGGCGTGGCGCTCGGAGTTCGGTTCGGTCCACTACTGGGACGAGCAGGTCACCCGTGCGGCACTACGAGCGGGGTCGGCCGGCCTCTGGAGCTTGATCACCGGATGA
- a CDS encoding SDR family oxidoreductase, translated as MVIGASSGLGRCIGVGLARRGDDVALLARRLERTQAAAREAGPGAIAVECDVTDEASCRAAIAAAAEALGGLDNLVYTPAISPLVRLVDTDADTWRRVFDTNVIGASVATAAAVPHLAAASGKAIYLSSDTGGYTPPWPGLGAYGVSKAALERLVEAWRAEHPEIGFTCLIVGECAGGEGDARTAMNVGWDRDLAMKAYPLWLSGGCMPGKLMPVEDLVNVVHTILRTDPATSIPVVVARGASAAGGPVLDAG; from the coding sequence GTGGTCATCGGCGCCTCGAGCGGGTTGGGGCGCTGCATCGGTGTCGGGCTTGCCAGGCGCGGCGACGACGTCGCGCTGCTGGCGCGGCGGCTCGAGCGAACCCAGGCCGCGGCCCGGGAGGCCGGCCCCGGTGCCATCGCCGTGGAGTGCGACGTCACCGACGAGGCGTCGTGCCGAGCGGCCATCGCCGCGGCCGCCGAGGCGCTCGGCGGCCTCGACAACCTCGTTTACACCCCGGCCATCAGCCCACTGGTGCGCCTGGTCGACACCGATGCCGACACCTGGAGGCGAGTTTTCGACACCAACGTCATCGGCGCGTCGGTGGCCACCGCGGCGGCGGTGCCGCATTTGGCCGCCGCCTCGGGCAAGGCGATCTACCTGTCCTCCGACACCGGCGGTTACACACCGCCGTGGCCGGGCCTCGGCGCGTACGGGGTCAGCAAGGCGGCCCTGGAGAGGCTGGTCGAGGCGTGGCGGGCCGAGCACCCGGAAATCGGATTCACCTGCCTCATCGTGGGCGAGTGCGCAGGCGGCGAGGGTGACGCGCGGACGGCAATGAACGTCGGCTGGGATCGCGACCTTGCCATGAAGGCGTATCCGCTGTGGCTTTCCGGCGGCTGCATGCCGGGCAAGTTGATGCCGGTCGAGGACCTGGTCAACGTGGTGCACACCATCCTGCGCACCGATCCGGCAACGTCGATACCGGTCGTGGTCGCCAGGGGTGCATCGGCTGCCGGCGGACCGGTTCTCGACGCCGGCTAG
- the glgX gene encoding glycogen debranching protein GlgX has protein sequence MTSAPVVAPTPTLEVWPGRAYPLGATYDGAGTNFALFSEVAERVELCLFDADGTETRITLPEVDAFVWHAYLPTIEPGQRYGYRVHGPYDPRAGHRCNPSKLLLDPYSKAIDGIFDWNQSLFGYPFGDPESRNDDDSAASMPKAVVINPYFDWGTDRPPNHHYADTVIYEAHVKGLTQTHPDVPEHLRGTYAAVAHPAIVEHLTSIGVTAIELMPVHHFANDSTLVEKGLSNYWGYNTISFFAPDPKYSSATSAGGQVQEFKAMVRTLHEAGIEVILDVVYNHTAEGNHLGPTLSMRGIDNAAYYRLVDDDKRYYLDHTGTGNSLNVGHPHSLQLIMDSLRYWVTEMHVDGFRFDLAATLAREFYEVDRLATFFELVQQDPTVSQVKLIAEPWDVGPGGYQVGNFPPQWTEWNGKYRDTVRDFWRGEPATLDEFAYRLSGSADLYEHTARRPVASINFVTAHDGFTLRDLVSYNDKHNEANGEDNNDGESHNRSWNCGFEGPSDDTGVNELRSRQQRNFLTTLLLSQGVPMIGHGDELGRTQNGNNNGYCQDNEITWVNWAEADVGLLDFTRAVSALRANHPVFRRRRFFSGKPVGRRGEDGLPDIAWFAADGSEMTDEDWGASFAKSIAVFLNGHGIPDRDLRGQRVFDDSFVLCFNAHHEPIEFTLPPAKFGEKWRTVVYTGARQLAPRDELPAAARLTVDARSTVVLQAASESQQSQPDITGIAGQWRFESGARPAVSPRL, from the coding sequence ATGACCAGCGCTCCCGTCGTCGCCCCCACGCCCACTCTCGAGGTTTGGCCCGGCCGGGCCTACCCGCTGGGCGCGACGTATGACGGGGCTGGCACCAATTTCGCGCTGTTCAGCGAGGTCGCCGAGCGGGTCGAGCTGTGCCTGTTCGACGCCGACGGCACCGAGACCCGGATCACCCTGCCCGAGGTCGACGCCTTTGTCTGGCACGCCTACCTGCCGACCATCGAACCCGGCCAGCGCTATGGGTATCGGGTCCATGGTCCCTACGACCCCCGCGCGGGCCACCGGTGCAACCCAAGCAAGTTGCTGCTGGACCCGTATTCGAAGGCCATCGACGGCATTTTCGACTGGAACCAATCGCTGTTCGGCTACCCCTTTGGTGACCCGGAGAGCCGCAACGACGACGACTCGGCGGCCAGCATGCCCAAGGCCGTGGTGATCAATCCCTACTTCGACTGGGGCACCGACCGCCCGCCGAATCACCACTACGCCGACACCGTCATCTACGAGGCTCACGTCAAAGGTCTGACGCAAACGCACCCGGACGTCCCGGAGCACCTACGCGGCACCTACGCCGCGGTGGCCCACCCGGCGATCGTCGAGCACCTCACCAGCATCGGCGTCACCGCGATCGAGCTGATGCCGGTGCACCACTTCGCCAACGACTCCACTCTGGTCGAGAAGGGGCTCTCGAATTACTGGGGCTACAACACCATCTCGTTCTTTGCGCCCGACCCGAAGTATTCCAGCGCCACGTCGGCAGGTGGGCAGGTGCAGGAGTTCAAGGCGATGGTGCGCACCCTGCACGAGGCGGGCATCGAGGTCATTCTCGATGTGGTCTACAACCACACCGCCGAGGGCAACCACCTGGGCCCGACGCTGTCGATGCGCGGAATCGACAACGCCGCCTACTACCGGCTGGTCGACGACGACAAGCGCTACTACCTGGACCACACCGGTACGGGCAACAGCCTCAATGTCGGTCATCCGCATTCACTGCAGCTGATCATGGATTCGTTGCGCTACTGGGTGACCGAGATGCACGTCGACGGCTTCCGGTTCGACCTGGCCGCGACGCTGGCCCGGGAATTCTACGAAGTTGACCGGCTGGCAACGTTTTTCGAACTTGTACAACAGGATCCGACGGTCAGTCAGGTCAAACTCATCGCCGAGCCCTGGGACGTCGGGCCCGGCGGCTACCAGGTGGGCAATTTCCCGCCGCAATGGACGGAGTGGAACGGAAAGTACCGCGACACCGTCCGCGACTTCTGGCGCGGTGAGCCTGCCACCCTCGACGAGTTCGCCTACCGACTGTCCGGATCGGCCGATCTCTACGAGCACACCGCGCGCCGGCCGGTCGCTTCGATCAACTTCGTCACCGCCCACGACGGGTTCACGCTGCGTGACCTGGTGTCCTACAACGACAAGCACAACGAGGCCAACGGCGAAGACAACAACGACGGTGAGAGCCACAACCGCTCATGGAACTGCGGCTTCGAGGGGCCGTCCGACGACACGGGCGTCAACGAGCTGCGAAGCCGCCAGCAGCGCAACTTTCTCACCACCTTGCTGCTGTCCCAGGGCGTGCCGATGATCGGCCACGGCGACGAACTCGGACGCACCCAGAACGGGAACAACAACGGCTACTGCCAAGACAACGAAATCACCTGGGTCAATTGGGCGGAGGCCGACGTCGGCCTGCTGGATTTCACCCGCGCGGTGTCGGCATTACGCGCCAACCACCCGGTGTTTCGCAGGCGCCGGTTTTTTTCCGGCAAGCCGGTGGGCCGTCGCGGTGAGGACGGTCTGCCCGACATCGCCTGGTTTGCCGCCGACGGGTCGGAGATGACCGACGAGGACTGGGGCGCAAGCTTCGCGAAGTCCATCGCGGTGTTCCTCAACGGCCACGGCATTCCCGACCGCGACCTGCGCGGTCAGCGGGTGTTCGACGACTCGTTCGTCCTGTGCTTCAACGCACACCACGAGCCGATCGAATTCACCTTGCCACCAGCAAAATTCGGCGAGAAGTGGCGCACGGTGGTCTATACCGGTGCCCGGCAGCTGGCGCCGCGCGACGAATTGCCCGCCGCGGCAAGGCTCACCGTCGATGCGCGCAGCACGGTGGTGCTGCAAGCCGCGAGCGAATCGCAGCAGAGCCAGCCCGATATCACCGGCATTGCCGGGCAGTGGCGTTTCGAGTCGGGTGCCCGACCAGCCGTCTCGCCGAGACTGTAG
- a CDS encoding alkane 1-monooxygenase produces the protein MGAVTESPVERWRDRKRHLWLVGLVLPTALPVSVALAWVFGKLGWNAATPVLWWVGPLLLYVLLPILDLFFGPDGQNPPDEVMERLENDKYYRYCTYAFIPFQMVSLVLACYLWAAEDLSWLGISGGLGLISKIGVTLTIGVVGGVGINTAHELGHKRENLERWLSKITLAQTLYGHFYIEHNRGHHVRVATPEDPASARFAESFWMFLPRSMFGSLKSAWELEKTRMQRINQPTWSLRNDVLNAWVMSIVLFGGLTAVFGWQVLPFLIIQAFYGASLLESVNYLEHYGLLRQRTASGRYERCAPVHSWNSDHIVTNIFLYHLQRHSDHHANPLRRYQTLRSMAGAPNLPSGYATLITLTYLPPLWRKVMDHRVIEHYGGDITKVNIDPRKRGRVLARYGSR, from the coding sequence ATGGGAGCAGTAACAGAGTCTCCGGTCGAACGATGGCGGGACCGTAAGCGACACCTGTGGCTGGTGGGACTCGTCCTGCCCACGGCGTTGCCGGTGAGCGTGGCGCTTGCCTGGGTGTTCGGCAAACTCGGCTGGAACGCCGCCACACCGGTGTTGTGGTGGGTCGGGCCACTGCTGCTTTACGTGCTGTTGCCCATCCTGGATCTGTTCTTCGGCCCCGACGGCCAAAACCCGCCCGACGAGGTGATGGAGCGACTCGAGAACGACAAGTACTACCGCTATTGCACGTACGCGTTCATTCCGTTCCAGATGGTCAGCCTGGTGCTGGCGTGCTACCTGTGGGCGGCCGAAGACCTGAGCTGGCTCGGCATCAGCGGCGGCCTGGGCCTGATCTCCAAGATCGGCGTGACGCTGACCATCGGCGTCGTCGGCGGGGTGGGCATCAACACGGCCCACGAGTTGGGGCACAAGCGCGAGAACCTCGAGCGATGGCTGTCCAAGATCACCCTCGCCCAGACGCTGTACGGACACTTCTACATCGAGCACAACCGCGGCCACCACGTGCGGGTGGCCACCCCGGAGGATCCGGCCAGCGCGCGATTCGCAGAAAGCTTCTGGATGTTCTTGCCGCGCAGCATGTTCGGCTCACTCAAGTCGGCCTGGGAACTGGAAAAGACTCGCATGCAGCGGATCAACCAGCCCACCTGGAGCCTGCGCAACGACGTGCTCAACGCCTGGGTCATGTCGATCGTCCTGTTCGGTGGGCTGACCGCCGTCTTCGGGTGGCAGGTGCTGCCGTTCCTGATCATCCAGGCGTTCTACGGCGCGTCGCTGCTGGAATCGGTCAACTACCTCGAACATTACGGTCTGCTGCGGCAACGGACCGCTTCCGGACGCTACGAACGGTGCGCGCCGGTGCACAGCTGGAACTCCGACCACATCGTCACCAACATCTTCCTTTACCACCTGCAGCGGCACAGCGACCATCACGCCAATCCCCTGCGCCGCTATCAGACGCTGCGCAGCATGGCCGGTGCCCCCAACCTGCCCAGCGGGTACGCCACCCTGATCACCCTGACCTACCTTCCCCCGCTGTGGCGAAAGGTGATGGACCACCGCGTAATCGAGCACTACGGCGGTGACATCACCAAGGTGAACATCGATCCGCGCAAGCGTGGCAGAGTCCTGGCCCGCTACGGAAGCCGGTGA
- a CDS encoding TetR/AcrR family transcriptional regulator — MVETEPSRNRNPYQSTALSLMHNGVLDALHGLLLQRKWSSITMADVASAAGVSRGTIYNEFQSRRGLARSYALRLTDTIVTGMRTAIDEHHGDGYGAMRTVFRDFFDRVDHDPLVQVLRTEDAPNDILRLITVESQFLVDHASSQLSQTFQHSWVNADEYDATVMGQAVVRAALSFLALPPADADEAARGMARLLAPFVESIGG; from the coding sequence ATGGTCGAGACCGAGCCGTCGCGGAACCGCAACCCGTATCAGAGCACCGCGTTGAGCCTGATGCACAACGGGGTGCTCGACGCGCTGCACGGCTTGCTGCTCCAACGGAAGTGGTCGTCGATCACCATGGCCGACGTGGCATCGGCGGCCGGCGTCAGCAGGGGCACCATCTACAACGAGTTCCAGTCACGACGCGGACTGGCGCGTAGCTACGCCCTTCGACTGACGGACACCATCGTCACCGGAATGCGAACGGCCATAGACGAACACCACGGCGACGGCTACGGTGCCATGCGGACGGTCTTTCGCGACTTCTTCGACCGCGTCGACCATGATCCCCTCGTCCAGGTGTTGCGAACCGAGGACGCGCCCAACGACATTCTCCGGTTGATCACGGTCGAGAGCCAGTTCCTGGTCGACCATGCCTCGAGCCAGCTGTCGCAGACCTTCCAGCACAGCTGGGTCAACGCCGACGAATACGACGCGACAGTGATGGGCCAGGCCGTGGTCCGGGCCGCACTGAGCTTTCTCGCGCTGCCCCCGGCCGACGCCGACGAAGCCGCGAGGGGCATGGCGCGCCTGCTCGCGCCGTTCGTCGAATCGATCGGTGGTTAA
- a CDS encoding aldo/keto reductase gives MKYLDVDGMGKVSRIGLGTWQFGSREWGYGDRYASGAARDIVQRALDLGVTLFDTAEVYGFGKSERILGEALGDRRDKVVVASKILPVVPFPAVVKQRAQASAQRLQLDRIPLYQVHQPNPVVPDSVIMPGMRELLDSGKIGAAGVSNYSLARWRKADAALGRPVISNQVHFSLAHPGALDDLVPFAERENRLVIAYSPLAQGLLGGKYGVDNRPGGVRAVNPLFGTENLRRIEPLLQTLRDVAADVDAKPAQVALAWLISLPGVVAIPGASSVEQLEFNVAAADIELTAESRDALTKAARAFRPTSVRKFLTDTVREKLGR, from the coding sequence ATGAAATATCTCGACGTCGACGGAATGGGAAAAGTCAGCCGCATCGGACTGGGCACCTGGCAGTTCGGTTCGCGCGAATGGGGATACGGGGACCGCTACGCCTCCGGCGCGGCCCGCGACATCGTGCAGCGCGCCCTCGACCTGGGTGTCACGCTGTTCGACACCGCCGAAGTCTACGGCTTCGGCAAAAGCGAACGGATCCTCGGCGAGGCACTCGGCGACCGGCGCGACAAGGTCGTTGTGGCCAGCAAAATTCTCCCGGTCGTGCCGTTTCCCGCCGTGGTCAAGCAGCGCGCGCAGGCCAGCGCCCAACGGCTGCAGCTCGACCGCATCCCGCTCTACCAGGTCCACCAGCCCAATCCGGTGGTCCCCGATTCGGTGATCATGCCCGGAATGCGCGAGCTTCTCGACAGCGGCAAGATCGGTGCGGCCGGGGTGTCCAACTACTCGCTGGCCCGATGGCGAAAGGCCGACGCCGCGCTCGGCCGCCCGGTCATCAGCAACCAGGTGCATTTCTCCCTCGCCCACCCGGGCGCGCTCGACGACCTGGTTCCGTTCGCCGAGCGGGAGAACCGCCTCGTCATCGCCTACAGCCCGCTGGCACAGGGCCTGCTGGGCGGCAAGTACGGCGTGGACAACCGGCCGGGCGGCGTGCGTGCCGTCAACCCGCTGTTCGGCACGGAGAACCTGCGCCGGATCGAGCCGCTGCTACAGACGCTTCGCGACGTCGCCGCCGACGTCGACGCCAAGCCGGCGCAGGTGGCGCTGGCGTGGCTGATCAGCCTGCCGGGAGTGGTCGCGATCCCCGGGGCGTCCAGTGTCGAGCAGCTCGAATTCAACGTTGCCGCAGCCGATATCGAACTCACCGCGGAGTCCCGCGACGCACTCACCAAGGCGGCCAGGGCGTTTCGTCCAACGTCGGTAAGGAAGTTCCTCACCGACACGGTCCGCGAGAAGCTCGGCCGCTGA